The DNA window GCAGGCGACGACGACGACGAGCAGCGTGCCGACGAGCTCTCGGACGGTGGTGTTCACGCCGAGCGTCGGTCGCGGCGGCGTCCGCGAGCGGTCGAGTTCGAGCAGCGAGCCTGCGGTCTGCTTGACGGCGAACAGCCGGTTCAAGTGGGGGTAGAAGTACCGGCCGATCACGCCGCTGACCCAGAAGGCGATCACGGGGGAGACGACCCACCACGAGACGATCTCGCCCATCGTCGTCCAGTTCAAGGTGTTCGTCGCGAGACCGAGGCCGGCGATCGAGCCGACGCCGGTCATCGAGGTCGACGCGGGGACGCCGACGACGTTGGCGAGAAAGAGCGCGAGACCGATGAAGAAGAGAACGACGATGCTGGCCACGAAGGTGAACTCGCTCGACGGCACGATCCGGCCACCCATCGTCCGGACGACACCGCGCCCGACCGTCCAGCCGCCGAGGAAGAAACACACCGTCATCAGCGCCGCCGCGCCCGTCGTCGAGATCGACTTCGACCCGACCGCCGGCCCGAACGCGACGCCGACGTTCGAGCCACCGATGTTGAACCCGACGAAGACCACGACACCGAGTCCAACGAGCAGAAGCACCGAAAGCGCCATGCTCGATTCGAGTGGCGCTCGACATATAGTTC is part of the Halococcus salifodinae DSM 8989 genome and encodes:
- a CDS encoding inorganic phosphate transporter, with translation MALSVLLLVGLGVVVFVGFNIGGSNVGVAFGPAVGSKSISTTGAAALMTVCFFLGGWTVGRGVVRTMGGRIVPSSEFTFVASIVVLFFIGLALFLANVVGVPASTSMTGVGSIAGLGLATNTLNWTTMGEIVSWWVVSPVIAFWVSGVIGRYFYPHLNRLFAVKQTAGSLLELDRSRTPPRPTLGVNTTVRELVGTLLVVVVACYTAFSAGTSNAANAIAPLVGAEAIDIGPGIILAGLAVGLGAFTIGRRTMDTMGNDLTEMPLLAALIVAMVSSTLVTLLSWFDIPVSVVIISTMSIVGLGWGRATRTVTVTDVRQGESPAVSVDAFATDADGQTVGGGGSPPDPGTKPAPIGDETADDESAVDLFKPGASARVIAMQNLVPAIATLTSFLLFRFVVLS